The Salvia miltiorrhiza cultivar Shanhuang (shh) chromosome 1, IMPLAD_Smil_shh, whole genome shotgun sequence genome has a window encoding:
- the LOC130993970 gene encoding cytochrome P450 71AU50-like, which translates to MAWIWTTAIAAISLFLYLLHQWRNPSNKKKLPPGPKGLPIIGHFHLLSKNPYHDLHRLARKYGPIMYTRFGSIPTIIVSSPSAAELFLKTHDLSFASRPHSEAAYHMGYEQRNIVFGRYGPYWRSMRKLCTLELLSALKVGQFEPMRRAELAILVSSLREAAAAREVVDMSAKIMSTNADMTCLMVFGRKFAERDFDERGFKEVMVETMVESAAFNLGDYFPYLRWLDLWGSVRRLKKLSVIFDAFLEKIIDDHVERKERSHDFVDTMLSVLDSGEAEDGFNLDRRNVKSILLDMLLAGVDTSAAAVEWALSDLIKHPEEMKKLQKDLEEVVGPNQMVDESHLSKLKYLDCVIKESMRLHPVGTLLIHEAREDCEVSGFHIPNKARILVNTWAIGRDPEAWTDPERFDPGRFLGGNFDFRGRDFQFIPFGSGRRSCPGLHLGLTVVRLMLAQLVHCFNWELPDGMVAADLDMSEHFGLVTSRANHLMAIPVYKLHV; encoded by the exons ATGGCGTGGATTTGGACGACGGCGATCGCAGCGATCTCGTTATTCCTCTACCTCCTTCATCAATGGCGGAACCCCTCAAACAAGAAGAAACTCCCTCCCGGCCCAAAAGGCCTACCGATCATCGGCCATTTCCACTTACTAAGCAAGAATCCTTACCACGATCTTCACCGTCTAGCCCGCAAATACGGCCCGATCATGTACACGCGCTTCGGCTCCATCCCGACCATCATCGTCTCCTCCCCCTCCGCCGCCGAGCTCTTCTTAAAGACCCACGACCTCAGCTTCGCGAGCCGCCCCCACAGCGAGGCCGCCTACCACATGGGCTACGAGCAGCGCAACATCGTCTTCGGCCGCTACGGGCCCTACTGGCGCAGCATGCGCAAGCTCTGCACGCTCGAGCTCCTCAGCGCCCTCAAGGTCGGCCAGTTCGAGCCGATGAGGAGAGCGGAGCTCGCGATCCTGGTGAGCTCgctgagggaggcggcggcggcgcgtgAGGTGGTGGATATGAGCGCTAAGATCATGTCGACCAATGCTGACATGACGTGCTTGATGGTGTTTGGGAGGAAGTTCGCGGAGAGGGATTTCGACGAGAGGGGGTTTAAGGAGGTGATGGTGGAGACGATGGTGGAGTCGGCGGCGTTCAATCTCGGCGACTATTTCCCGTATCTCAGGTGGCTGGATCTCTGGGGATCAGTGCGGCGGCTGAAGAAACTGAGCGTGATCTTCGACGCATTTCTCGAGAAGATCATCGACGATCATGTTGAGAGGAAGGAGAGGAGTCACGATTTCGTGGATACGATGCTGTCGGTTCTCGACTCCGGCGAGGCGGAGGACGGGTTCAACCTCGATCGCCGCAATGTCAAGTCTATCTTGCTG GATATGCTGCTGGCTGGAGTGGACACGTCAGCAGCAGCAGTGGAATGGGCGCTGTCTGACCTAATCAAGCATCCAGAAGAAATGAAGAAACTCCAGAAAGATCTAGAAGAAGTTGTGGGGCCAAACCAAATGGTGGATGAATCTCATTTGTCAAAACTAAAATACCTTGATTGTGTGATCAAAGAATCCATGAGGCTCCACCCGGTGGGCACGTTGCTCATCCACGAGGCTAGGGAAGACTGCGAGGTCAGTGGGTTCCATATTCCGAACAAAGCAAGAATTCTCGTGAACACATGGGCCATCGGGAGGGATCCCGAAGCTTGGACCGACCCTGAGAGATTTGACCCTGGCAGATTTTTAGGTGGCAATTTTGATTTTCGGGGTCGAGATTTTCAGTTCATACCGTTTGGATCGGGTAGAAGAAGTTGCCCCGGGTTGCATTTAGGGCTGACCGTGGTTCGATTGATGTTGGCGCAGTTGGTTCATTGCTTTAATTGGGAGCTCCCTGATGGAATGGTGGCCGCTGATCTGGACATGTCTGAGCATTTTGGTTTAGTCACCTCAAGGGCTAACCATTTAATGGCTATACCGGTTTATAAGTTGCACGTTTGA